GGTGCGCTGCTCGATCAGGACCTGGGACGAGCCGCTGCCGGCCAGACCGTCGGCGCGGGCGATGTGGACGGCCAGCAGCTCGCCGCCGGAGCCGCGGGCGGCGATCCGGGCGGCCCGCCGGATCAGCGTGGCGCCCTCCGGGCCGCCGGTGAGGCCGACCACGATCCGCTCGCGGGCCTGCCAGGTGCCCTCGATGCCCTGCTCGGCACGGTAGCGCTGGAGGTACTCGTCGACCCGGTCGGCCGTCCACAGCAGCGCGAGCTCGCGCAGGGCCGTGAGGTTGCCCGGCCGGAAGTAGTGCGCGAGCGCGGCGTCGACGCGCTCCGGCGGGTAGACGTTGCCGTGCGCCAGCCGGCGGCGCAGCGCCTCCGGGTCCATGTCGGCCAGCTCGATCTGGTCGGCCCGGCGGACCACCTCGTCCGGGACGGTCTCCCGGGGGCGGACGCCGGTGATGCCCTCGACGACGTCGCCGAGCGACTCCAGGTGCTGGATGTTGACGGTGGATATGACGTCGATGCCGGCGTCCAGCAGCGCCTCGACGTCCTGCCAGCGTTTGGCGTTGCGCGAACCGGGCGCGTTGGTGTGGGCGAGCTCGTCGACGAGGGCGAGCTGCGGGCGGCGCGCCAGCACCGCGTCGAGGTCGAGCTCGCCGCCGTAGCGGGGGCGGTCTCACGGCGCGGGACGGTCTCCAGCCCCTCGGCCAGGGCGGCGGTGGCGGCCCGCCCGTGGTCCTCGACGTAGGCGACCACCAGGTCGGTGCCGCGCAGCCGGCGGCGGTGCGCCTCGGCGAGCATGGCGTAGGTCTTGCCGACCCCGGGGGCCGCCCCGAGGTGGATCCGCAGCCTGCCGCGCGCCATGCGTCCCGCTCCGTCCGGTCCGGGCCTGCCCGGACATCTGTTCGCCGGTTCCGAGACTACGGCCGATCCGGCCGGCGTTCCGCCGATCACCGCTGCCGAGCTGCGGTCTTGGCGGCATCTTGACGGCTCCGGACGGCTTCACGCCGCCGCCACGCCCGTGCAACACCGCGCTGGGACCATCGAGCGCATGCTCTCCCTGGTTGCCTCCCCGCACTCGGCCGCGGACCGCTGCCCGCCGAGGGCGGTGGCGCCGGAGCGGTGCTGCGGACCGTCCTGGCGGGCGGGCCGATGGCCCGGACTGCGGTCGGCCGTGCCGTCGGCCTCAGCGCCGCCGCGGTCTCCCGGCACACCGCCGACCTGATCGCCCTGGGCCTGCTCCGCGAGCTGCCGCCGCCCGACGGCCCGCCGCGGGCCGGCCGCCCGCAACTGCCGCTGGACGTCGACACCCGCCACCACCTGGCCTGCGGGGTGCACATCGGGGTGCCCTGGCTGACCTTCGCGCTGCTCGACCTGCGCGGCCGGGTGGTCGCCCACGAGCGGATCCCCCGCCAGGGTGATGCCGCGGCCGTGCTGCGGACCGTCCGCGGCCACCTGCCGGGGTTCACCGCACGACGCGCCGCGGGGCGGTCGCTGCTCGGGGTCGGTGTGGTGACCGGCGGCTGGGTCGATTCCGAACGGGGCGTCGTGGTGGAGCACGGGCCGCTCGGCTGGCGGGACGTCGCCGTCCGGGACGCCCTCGCCGGGGTCACCCGGCTGCCCGTGCACGTCGACGGGCACGCCCGCGCGCTGGCCATGGCCGAACTGCTGTTCGGTGCGGGCCAGGGCTCCACCGAGCTCGTCCAGCTGTTCGTCGGGAACGTGGTGGACGCGGCCATCGCCACCGGCGGCACCGTCCTGCGCGGCCGCCGTTCCCGGGCGGGCGACATCGGCCATCTGCCGGTGCCCGGCTCCGCCGAGCGCTGCCCGTGCGGCCGCACGGGCTGCCTGCAGGCCACCGTCTCCGACCGCGCCCTGGCGCAACGTGCGTTGCGCCGGGGGTGGTCGACCGGCCCGACCTCGACCTGCTGATGGCCCGCGCCGCCGACGGCGACCGCGGCGCCGTCCGGCTGTTCGAGGAGCGGCTGGAGTCGATCGCACCGGCCGCCGCCCTGCTGCTGGACGTCCTCAACCCGGAGGTGCTCGTGGTCAGCGAGGCCGGGCTGGCGGCCGTCCCCGGCCTCGGCGCCCACCTGCGGGCCCAGGTGTCGGCGCACGCCCGGCCGGCCCCCGACCGGCTGGTCGCGGCCGGCTCGTTCGGGCTGGACATCCTGGCCGTGGCGGCCTGCGCCGGCGTGCTCGACAGCGTGTTCCAGCGCCCCATGGAACTCCGCACCGCCCGGGCCTCCTGAAGCCGCCCCGAGCACTGTGGCCGCCCGGTCAACGCCGCATTAATTCCACCTGCCGACGAATCGTTGTCCGCCCCGGCGGGCCGCCACAGGATGGCAGGTGAGCCCCTGTCCCCTCCGAGCCCGGAGCCGTGCGCCATGCCCGAGAACCGCCAACTGCACTTCAACCTCTTCCTGATGGGCGTCGGCCACCACGAGGCCGCCTGGCGGCACCCCCGCACCGACCCCGCCCTCGCCGCCGACATCGGCCACTTCCAGAACCTCGCCCGGCAGGCCGAGGCCGCCTCGTTCGACTCGGTGTTCCTGGCCGACGGCGTGGAGGCGCGCTCCGACGGCGGCTGGGGCCTGATCAGCCACTTCGAGCCGTTCACCCTGCTGACCGCGCTCGCCGTGGTCACCGAGCGGATCGGCCTGATCGGCACCGTCTCCACCGGGTTCTCCGAACCGTACAATCTGGCCCGGCAGTTCGCCTCGCTCGACCACATCAGCCACGGGCGGGCCGGCTGGAACATCGTCACGTCGGCCGGCGACCGGGCCGCCCAGAACTTCGGCCGCGAGGCCAACCAGGAGCACGCCGTCCGCTACCGCCGGGCCGACGAGTTCCTGGAGGTCGCCACCGCGCTCTGGGACAGCTGGGAGGACGGCGCCCTGCTCCTGGACCGGGCCACCGGCGCCTTCGCCGACCCCGGCCGGGTGCACGAGATCGACTACGCCGGGGAGCACTTCAGCGTCCGGGGCCCGCTGAACATCCCGCGCAGCCCGCAGGGCCACCCGCTGCTCGTTCAGGCCGGCTCCTCCGACAACGGCCGTGCTTTCGCGGCCCGTTGGGCTGAAGCGGTGTTCACCGCCCAGCAGACCCTGGCCGAGGGCCAGGCGTTCTACGCCGACCTCAAGCGGCAGGCCGCGGCGTACGGCCGCG
The Kitasatospora paranensis genome window above contains:
- a CDS encoding LLM class flavin-dependent oxidoreductase, coding for MPENRQLHFNLFLMGVGHHEAAWRHPRTDPALAADIGHFQNLARQAEAASFDSVFLADGVEARSDGGWGLISHFEPFTLLTALAVVTERIGLIGTVSTGFSEPYNLARQFASLDHISHGRAGWNIVTSAGDRAAQNFGREANQEHAVRYRRADEFLEVATALWDSWEDGALLLDRATGAFADPGRVHEIDYAGEHFSVRGPLNIPRSPQGHPLLVQAGSSDNGRAFAARWAEAVFTAQQTLAEGQAFYADLKRQAAAYGRDPGLLKVLPGVVPVIGSTEAEARRLDTELDELINPARAISVLSGVLGVDLTDHPLDAPLPPLPPVTEINGAKSRFELVRDLAERDRLTLRQLVGRLGGGRGHQVVVGTPEQVADHIGTWFAEGAADGFNIMPPILPDGLTDFVEQVLPILRKRGLFREGYTGRTLREHYGLPRPAGRRSAAA
- a CDS encoding ROK family protein, with protein sequence MLRTVLAGGPMARTAVGRAVGLSAAAVSRHTADLIALGLLRELPPPDGPPRAGRPQLPLDVDTRHHLACGVHIGVPWLTFALLDLRGRVVAHERIPRQGDAAAVLRTVRGHLPGFTARRAAGRSLLGVGVVTGGWVDSERGVVVEHGPLGWRDVAVRDALAGVTRLPVHVDGHARALAMAELLFGAGQGSTELVQLFVGNVVDAAIATGGTVLRGRRSRAGDIGHLPVPGSAERCPCGRTGCLQATVSDRALAQRALRRGWSTGPTSTC